In Leptospirillum ferriphilum, the following proteins share a genomic window:
- a CDS encoding YeiH family protein: MKWTVFHPNAYPGQKDFQWQVVRTSEYNHHNNTISLEDHCMNPMAIKSILPGLILCGILAFSAQALSNLPILKGHFPVGAVMLAILLGTATRQFIPIGTSMEPGIRFAFKRVLRLGVAGLGFSLTFHDIEAVGFRGLLLDTALITGTYFFALALRRWMDLGKDLPWLIATGTAICGASAVVAANSVLKAKDEEVAFSVATVTLFGTFSMFLFPLIAHLGGIPVPIYGAWAGSSIHEVAQVIGATMNVSPKALDFATILKLTRVAFLLPVLIFLEILLLKEGQKLISNKTSRAEHFPWFVVGFAALVIVNSVHLISPALTVQLQHVDTWLLALSMAALGLETHLGRVLSVGRSAMLAGFWLWIFVSLWGLALSVVLFGHSFQGI, from the coding sequence TTGAAGTGGACCGTCTTTCACCCAAACGCTTATCCCGGACAAAAAGATTTTCAATGGCAGGTGGTCCGGACATCCGAATACAATCACCACAACAACACGATTTCACTGGAGGACCACTGCATGAATCCAATGGCCATCAAATCCATCCTACCGGGTCTTATCCTGTGCGGTATCCTCGCCTTTTCTGCACAGGCCCTGAGCAACCTCCCGATTCTGAAAGGACATTTTCCTGTCGGGGCCGTCATGTTGGCCATTCTCCTGGGAACAGCCACCAGACAGTTTATCCCGATCGGAACATCAATGGAACCCGGAATTCGCTTTGCCTTCAAAAGAGTTCTCAGACTAGGAGTGGCCGGACTCGGATTCAGCCTCACTTTTCACGATATAGAAGCTGTGGGTTTCCGGGGACTCCTGTTGGATACAGCGTTGATTACAGGAACCTATTTTTTTGCACTGGCCCTTCGCCGGTGGATGGATCTGGGGAAAGACCTGCCCTGGCTGATAGCCACTGGAACCGCTATATGCGGGGCTTCGGCGGTTGTGGCCGCAAATAGCGTCCTGAAGGCCAAAGACGAAGAGGTCGCCTTCTCAGTCGCTACCGTAACGCTTTTCGGAACTTTTTCCATGTTCCTCTTTCCGCTTATTGCCCACCTGGGGGGAATCCCCGTACCTATCTATGGTGCCTGGGCAGGATCCTCCATTCATGAAGTTGCTCAGGTGATCGGTGCGACGATGAACGTTTCTCCCAAAGCGCTCGATTTTGCAACGATTCTTAAACTGACCCGCGTCGCTTTCCTCCTTCCTGTCTTGATCTTTCTCGAAATCTTGCTGCTCAAAGAAGGTCAGAAGCTTATTTCCAACAAAACGAGCAGGGCCGAACATTTTCCCTGGTTTGTTGTCGGTTTCGCCGCTCTCGTTATCGTAAACTCTGTCCATTTGATATCTCCGGCTTTAACAGTTCAACTTCAGCACGTGGATACCTGGCTGTTGGCCTTGTCCATGGCCGCTCTGGGACTGGAGACACACCTTGGAAGAGTCCTCTCAGTAGGCCGGTCGGCAATGCTGGCCGGATTCTGGCTTTGGATCTTTGTGAGTCTTTGGGGACTCGCTTTGTCAGTCGTTCTCTTCGGCCACTCTTTTCAAGGGATTTAG